Proteins from a single region of Catenulispora acidiphila DSM 44928:
- a CDS encoding sialidase family protein codes for MRSNPSRRIGAAAATAALLALPATALGGPAYAAASATPAATSLVQVSSDPYTDSQAQHATEVEPDTFSFGSTVVSAFQVGRVFGGGASNIGWSESTDGGTTWTHGFLPDTTANTGGPYGQVSDASVAYDAKHGQWLISYLGILPSGNVNVAVSRSPDGHTWGNPVTVSSATFDDKNWTVCDNHTASTFYGHCYTEYDDANAGDAEHMRTSTDGGLTWGTQKSPSGNPSGLGGQPVVQPNGTVVVPYSASTSERAFTSTNGGTSWTASVRIATVSHHTVAGLESDSIAPQDELRESPLPSAEIDAAGKVYVTWSDCRFRSGCPSNDIIMSTSTNGTTWSTPTRVPIDATNSTVDHFTPGIGVDPSSSGSTARIGLAYYYYPVANCTDTTCKLDVGYVSSTNGGATWSTPTQLAGPMTLAWLPNTSQGRMFGDYISTSVFAGGNALPVIAVASAPSGSTFTMGMFAPTGGLTIGGAAK; via the coding sequence GTGCGAAGCAATCCATCGCGTCGTATCGGCGCCGCCGCGGCCACCGCCGCGCTGCTCGCCCTGCCCGCCACCGCCCTCGGCGGGCCGGCGTACGCCGCCGCCTCCGCGACCCCCGCAGCGACCAGCCTGGTCCAGGTCAGCAGCGACCCCTACACCGACAGCCAGGCCCAGCACGCCACCGAAGTCGAACCGGACACCTTCTCCTTCGGCAGCACCGTCGTCTCGGCGTTCCAGGTCGGCCGGGTCTTCGGCGGCGGCGCCTCGAACATCGGCTGGTCCGAATCCACCGACGGCGGCACCACCTGGACCCACGGCTTCCTGCCCGACACCACCGCCAACACCGGCGGTCCCTACGGCCAGGTCAGCGACGCCTCGGTCGCCTACGACGCCAAGCACGGCCAATGGCTGATCTCCTACCTCGGGATCCTGCCCTCCGGCAACGTCAACGTCGCCGTCAGCCGCTCCCCCGACGGCCACACCTGGGGCAACCCGGTGACCGTGTCCAGCGCCACGTTCGACGACAAGAACTGGACCGTCTGCGACAACCACACCGCCAGCACCTTCTACGGGCACTGCTACACCGAGTACGACGACGCCAACGCCGGCGACGCCGAGCACATGCGCACCTCCACCGACGGTGGCCTGACCTGGGGCACGCAGAAGAGTCCATCGGGCAACCCGAGCGGACTCGGCGGCCAGCCGGTCGTGCAGCCCAACGGAACCGTCGTGGTCCCCTACTCGGCCAGCACCTCCGAGCGCGCCTTCACCTCCACCAACGGCGGCACCAGCTGGACCGCGAGCGTCCGCATCGCCACCGTCAGCCACCACACCGTCGCAGGCCTGGAATCAGACTCCATCGCCCCGCAGGACGAACTGCGCGAGAGCCCGCTGCCCTCGGCCGAGATCGACGCCGCCGGCAAGGTCTACGTCACCTGGTCCGACTGCCGCTTCCGCTCCGGCTGCCCCAGCAACGACATCATCATGTCGACCTCGACCAACGGCACCACCTGGAGCACCCCGACCCGGGTGCCGATCGACGCGACCAACAGCACCGTCGACCACTTCACGCCGGGCATCGGCGTCGACCCCTCCAGCTCGGGAAGCACCGCGCGCATCGGCCTGGCGTACTACTACTACCCGGTCGCCAACTGCACCGACACCACCTGCAAGCTCGACGTCGGCTACGTCTCCTCGACCAACGGCGGCGCCACCTGGAGCACCCCGACCCAGCTCGCTGGCCCGATGACCCTGGCGTGGCTGCCCAACACCTCGCAGGGACGCATGTTCGGCGACTACATCTCCACCTCCGTCTTCGCCGGCGGCAATGCCTTGCCGGTCATCGCGGTGGCCTCCGCACCAAGCGGCTCGACATTCACCATGGGCATGTTCGCCCCAACCGGCGGACTCACCATCGGCGGCGCCGCTAAGTAA
- a CDS encoding response regulator — MTHDTIRVVLADDHTVMRAGVVALLASEPTITIVGEAGDGREAVELVERLGADVALLDLRMPVLDGVAATTEIVAGKTGTRVLILTTYDTDAEIERAVEAGAIGYLLKDTTREQLVEAIRGAARGETVLAPRIAAKLVARMRQPAPVVLTTREVDVLNGVADGLSNADIGKRLVIAEATVKTHLLRVFAKLDVSDRTHAVVTALERGLLPRSE; from the coding sequence ATGACCCACGACACGATCCGCGTCGTCCTGGCCGACGACCACACGGTGATGCGCGCCGGCGTCGTCGCCCTGCTGGCCTCCGAGCCCACCATCACCATCGTCGGCGAGGCCGGCGACGGCCGGGAGGCGGTCGAGCTCGTCGAGCGCCTCGGCGCCGACGTGGCGCTGCTCGATCTGCGGATGCCCGTCCTGGACGGCGTCGCGGCCACCACCGAGATCGTCGCCGGCAAAACCGGAACCAGGGTCCTGATCCTCACCACTTATGACACCGACGCCGAGATCGAGCGCGCGGTCGAGGCCGGCGCGATCGGCTATCTGCTCAAGGACACCACCCGCGAGCAGCTCGTGGAGGCCATCCGCGGCGCGGCCCGCGGCGAGACCGTCCTGGCGCCCCGGATCGCGGCCAAGCTTGTGGCGCGCATGCGGCAACCCGCCCCTGTCGTGCTGACCACGCGGGAGGTCGACGTGCTCAACGGCGTCGCCGACGGCCTGTCCAACGCCGACATCGGCAAACGGCTGGTCATCGCCGAGGCGACGGTGAAGACCCACCTGCTCCGCGTCTTCGCCAAGCTCGACGTCAGCGACCGCACGCACGCCGTCGTCACCGCCCTCGAACGAGGCCTGTTGCCCCGCTCCGAGTGA